One Mailhella massiliensis DNA segment encodes these proteins:
- a CDS encoding phosphate ABC transporter substrate-binding protein, with product MNRILSALALVLLGASLAVAAPLDSFKGQKGSIDIAGGTAHIPVMKKAAQAIMAANGDIRITVAGGGSGVGVQKVGEGLVQIGNTGRALKESEVTKYGLVSFPFAIDGVAVAVNPENTVTGLSKAQVKDIFAGKITNWKELGGKDAAISLYVREDGSGTRETFEERALDKGTSARSANVVNSNGAMKTAIAQDPNAIGYVGIGHLDSSIRGVTVDGMVPSQENAASGAYNITRLLYMNTKGEPTGLTALFIGYIYSEDGKAFISDSGYIPLERKR from the coding sequence ATGAATCGTATTCTTTCCGCTCTGGCGCTGGTTCTTCTCGGCGCCTCTCTGGCCGTGGCCGCTCCTCTGGATTCCTTCAAGGGGCAGAAGGGCAGCATCGACATTGCGGGCGGCACCGCCCATATTCCGGTGATGAAGAAGGCCGCCCAGGCCATCATGGCCGCCAACGGCGATATCCGCATCACCGTGGCCGGCGGCGGTTCCGGCGTGGGCGTGCAGAAGGTGGGCGAGGGCCTCGTGCAGATCGGCAATACCGGCCGCGCCCTGAAGGAAAGCGAAGTGACCAAGTACGGCCTTGTTTCCTTCCCCTTCGCCATTGACGGCGTGGCCGTGGCCGTGAATCCCGAAAATACCGTGACCGGCCTGAGCAAGGCGCAGGTGAAGGACATCTTCGCAGGGAAAATCACCAACTGGAAGGAACTCGGCGGCAAGGACGCGGCCATTTCCCTCTATGTGCGCGAAGACGGCAGCGGCACCCGCGAAACCTTCGAGGAACGCGCGCTGGACAAGGGCACGTCCGCCCGGAGCGCCAACGTGGTGAACTCCAACGGCGCCATGAAAACCGCCATCGCCCAGGACCCCAACGCCATAGGCTATGTGGGCATAGGCCACCTCGACAGTTCCATCCGCGGCGTCACCGTGGACGGCATGGTTCCTTCTCAGGAAAACGCGGCGAGCGGCGCCTACAACATCACCCGCCTGCTGTACATGAACACCAAGGGTGAACCCACGGGCCTCACCGCGCTGTTCATCGGCTACATCTATTCCGAAGACGGCAAGGCCTTCATTTCCGATTCCGGCTACATCCCGCTGGAAAGAAAGAGATAG
- a CDS encoding PstC family ABC transporter permease, with the protein MRCFGPCSREGRGGTLLLRFSVLLAMGGMVLLFLMIFAFAMPVFLHGGEGGGPFSWTWSPGQGRFGILPMAAGSLAMGVTAAVPGWCMGVCLCCWLLSPDTGSRIGLFRRLVGGMVRVMTAIPTVVYGFAAVFLLAPAIRRGLGGSGFSWLTASVMLSLLILPTVVLVLQAGLAPRLQAVELPGRAMGLTRLQLLWHVVLPSSRATLLSAAVLGFGRAVGDTMLPLMLAGNAPVPPDSMLSSLRTLTAHMALVTSNEVGGAAYDSLFMAGLILLLVNAAVSLCLRRMGGRA; encoded by the coding sequence ATGCGCTGTTTCGGACCTTGCAGCCGTGAGGGGCGCGGGGGAACGCTTCTTCTGCGTTTTTCCGTGCTTCTGGCCATGGGCGGCATGGTCCTGCTTTTTCTTATGATTTTCGCCTTCGCTATGCCCGTGTTTCTGCATGGCGGGGAGGGGGGAGGCCCCTTTTCCTGGACGTGGTCGCCCGGGCAGGGGCGTTTCGGCATTCTGCCCATGGCGGCGGGTTCCCTCGCCATGGGCGTTACGGCCGCCGTTCCGGGCTGGTGCATGGGCGTATGCCTCTGCTGCTGGCTGCTTTCCCCGGATACGGGGAGCCGTATCGGCCTGTTCCGCCGTCTGGTGGGGGGCATGGTGCGCGTCATGACGGCCATCCCCACCGTGGTGTACGGCTTTGCCGCCGTGTTTCTGCTTGCGCCCGCCATACGCCGGGGCCTCGGCGGTTCCGGCTTCTCGTGGCTCACCGCCTCCGTCATGCTGAGTCTGCTCATCCTGCCCACCGTGGTGCTGGTGCTTCAGGCGGGGCTTGCCCCGAGGCTTCAGGCCGTGGAACTGCCCGGCCGCGCCATGGGGCTGACCCGCCTGCAACTGCTCTGGCATGTGGTGCTTCCCTCTTCCCGCGCCACGCTGCTTTCCGCCGCGGTGCTCGGCTTCGGCCGCGCCGTGGGCGATACCATGCTTCCGCTCATGCTGGCGGGCAACGCGCCCGTGCCGCCCGATTCCATGCTTTCCAGCCTGCGCACCCTTACCGCGCACATGGCGCTCGTCACCTCCAACGAGGTGGGCGGCGCGGCGTACGATTCGCTGTTCATGGCCGGGCTTATCCTTCTTCTCGTCAACGCGGCCGTGAGCCTCTGCCTGCGGCGCATGGGGGGCAGGGCATGA
- a CDS encoding D-glycero-alpha-D-manno-heptose-1,7-bisphosphate 7-phosphatase yields the protein MELSAVLFDRDGTVIVDRHYLGSAEGVELIPGAGQALGLLRERGVASYLVSNQSGIGRGYFPESGWHECHARLQELLAAFGAGFDDARFCPHAPEEACLCRKPAPGMWESLRDAHGLCAERCAMVGDKVEDVLFGVNARLAAAVLVLTGKGEAAARKLGLDVERVEKEGFIAAAFPDMPSGSTRLFAAKDAAHAVRGLLAQG from the coding sequence ATGGAACTTTCCGCCGTGCTTTTCGACCGTGACGGAACGGTGATTGTGGACCGCCACTATCTCGGCAGCGCCGAGGGGGTGGAGCTTATTCCCGGCGCGGGGCAGGCGCTGGGGCTTCTCAGGGAAAGGGGCGTGGCTTCCTATCTCGTGAGCAATCAGTCGGGCATAGGGCGGGGGTATTTTCCCGAATCGGGCTGGCATGAGTGCCATGCCAGGCTTCAGGAGCTGCTTGCCGCCTTCGGCGCGGGCTTCGACGACGCGCGCTTCTGCCCCCATGCGCCGGAAGAAGCGTGCTTATGCCGCAAGCCCGCCCCGGGCATGTGGGAAAGCCTGCGGGATGCGCACGGCCTTTGCGCGGAGCGCTGCGCCATGGTGGGCGACAAGGTGGAGGACGTGCTCTTCGGCGTGAACGCGCGCCTTGCGGCCGCCGTGCTGGTGCTTACCGGCAAGGGGGAGGCCGCAGCCCGCAAACTGGGCCTTGATGTGGAGCGCGTGGAAAAGGAAGGCTTCATCGCCGCGGCGTTCCCGGACATGCCGTCCGGTTCCACGCGCCTTTTCGCGGCGAAGGACGCGGCACATGCCGTGCGCGGCCTGCTGGCACAGGGCTAG
- a CDS encoding phosphate ABC transporter ATP-binding protein gives MAQNDASAYMLRTRGLSVSFFGHAVVHEVDMDVPRSGIAVLVGRSGSGKTTFLRALNRLNEEVPGCRTTGQAELFLPGGSVRLYPEEGKEALPLSVLRRRVAMVFQTPQVFPVSVFRNVSLPLSVARDCPRSELEDRVREALVRADLWNEVESRLGMSAERLSGGQQQRLCLARALALEPDMLLLDEPTASLDVRAARRVEELLLGLAESLPVLMVSHSLGQSLRLASFLAVMESGRVRHRLESVDGMTEGDLERLFVEPSP, from the coding sequence ATGGCACAGAATGATGCTTCCGCATACATGCTCCGCACGCGCGGACTTTCGGTTTCCTTTTTCGGTCATGCCGTGGTGCATGAGGTGGACATGGATGTGCCGCGCAGCGGCATAGCCGTGCTGGTGGGGCGCTCCGGTTCCGGCAAGACCACGTTTCTGCGCGCGCTGAACCGCCTCAACGAGGAAGTGCCCGGCTGCCGCACCACGGGCCAGGCGGAACTTTTTCTCCCCGGCGGAAGCGTGCGCCTGTACCCGGAGGAGGGGAAGGAGGCGTTGCCCCTTTCCGTGCTGCGCAGGCGTGTGGCCATGGTGTTTCAGACGCCGCAGGTCTTTCCCGTAAGCGTGTTCCGCAATGTTTCCCTGCCCCTTTCCGTGGCGCGGGACTGCCCGCGTTCGGAACTGGAGGACCGCGTGAGAGAGGCGCTCGTGCGCGCCGATTTGTGGAACGAGGTGGAAAGCCGCCTCGGCATGAGCGCGGAGCGGCTTTCCGGCGGCCAGCAGCAAAGACTCTGTCTGGCGCGCGCCCTGGCTCTTGAACCGGACATGCTGCTTCTGGACGAACCCACCGCCTCGCTGGACGTGCGCGCCGCCCGCCGTGTGGAGGAGCTGCTTCTCGGCCTTGCGGAAAGCCTGCCCGTGCTCATGGTTTCCCACAGCCTGGGGCAGAGCCTGCGCCTTGCCTCTTTCCTTGCGGTGATGGAATCGGGCCGTGTGCGTCACCGCCTCGAAAGCGTGGACGGCATGACGGAAGGCGATCTGGAAAGACTGTTTGTCGAACCTTCGCCGTGA
- a CDS encoding ABC transporter permease subunit, protein MNRFFFRVFRLCTMLSAYLVPAMVCTLMGYLLWRGLPVMGTELLFGRAEPWQAVLGRVPVWDGLWPACAGTFHLVLLTMALAVFPGVGCGMYLAEMATPGQKRVMGAAVDMLAGMPSIVMGLFGFMLILFLRHTFFPEANTGLLLAAGCLALLVLPVLVASTREAMAAVPASLRLAAAAAGLSRTQTMFHLCLPAAARGILGGVVLAVGRAAEDTAVILFTGVVANAGMPAGLFGKFEALSFDIYYISSQYQDQQELLRGFGAAALLLGISCLLLLAARALENGFRRKWQGRA, encoded by the coding sequence ATGAACCGTTTTTTCTTCCGTGTGTTCCGCCTGTGCACCATGCTTTCCGCATACCTTGTGCCCGCCATGGTCTGCACTCTCATGGGCTATCTGCTCTGGCGGGGGCTTCCCGTCATGGGAACGGAGCTTCTTTTCGGCCGTGCGGAACCGTGGCAGGCCGTGCTCGGCCGCGTTCCGGTGTGGGACGGCCTGTGGCCCGCCTGCGCGGGCACGTTTCACCTCGTGCTGCTCACCATGGCGCTCGCCGTGTTTCCGGGCGTGGGCTGCGGCATGTATCTGGCGGAAATGGCGACGCCCGGGCAGAAGCGCGTGATGGGCGCGGCCGTGGACATGCTCGCGGGTATGCCTTCCATCGTCATGGGGCTTTTCGGCTTCATGCTCATTCTTTTTCTGCGCCACACGTTTTTTCCCGAGGCCAATACCGGGCTTCTGCTGGCCGCAGGCTGCCTTGCGCTTCTGGTGCTGCCCGTGCTCGTGGCCTCCACGCGCGAGGCCATGGCCGCCGTGCCCGCGTCGCTGCGCCTTGCGGCGGCGGCCGCCGGGCTTTCCCGCACGCAGACCATGTTCCACCTCTGCCTGCCTGCCGCGGCACGGGGCATACTCGGCGGCGTGGTGCTTGCCGTGGGCCGCGCGGCCGAGGATACGGCCGTCATTCTCTTTACCGGCGTGGTGGCCAATGCGGGTATGCCCGCCGGGCTTTTCGGCAAGTTCGAGGCGCTTTCCTTCGATATCTACTACATTTCCTCCCAGTATCAGGATCAGCAGGAGCTTCTGCGCGGCTTCGGCGCGGCGGCGCTGCTTCTCGGCATATCCTGCCTGCTGCTTCTGGCGGCAAGGGCGCTGGAAAACGGTTTTCGCAGAAAATGGCAGGGGAGGGCGTAA